The following coding sequences are from one Candidatus Cloacimonadota bacterium window:
- the pilM gene encoding type IV pilus assembly protein PilM: protein MAKKKKTKQFKESFGLDIGSHSIKLVHLKKIHQGFKLQNFEILSTVPKNVDYSPSDLSPDRNAPILIKMLRSLKINSKKMKHVISSIGGEHTSIKQIKTIFLPEEDLESALFFEAKKHLPISSADMLLDYQVLSVEEKTNNMNILLAASTKELLQSHSKILNDAGISPGIVDVEALADSNCFAKNSFIEDGVYIILDIGAHKTNLIIYGPQTKFFTRNIPWAGYNFTKDIMSRHKMSFEEAEKRKLKYGLQESTQKDSKAELISLDVSEKTTEEHIAQEVKRSLRYYVKEAGNSDFRKIVLMGGSAKLTGLPEYIENQLNISTEVFNPCLNLEMPEKFKDKHDPQLSLAMGLAMRSE, encoded by the coding sequence ATGGCAAAAAAGAAGAAAACAAAACAATTTAAGGAAAGTTTCGGGCTGGATATCGGTTCGCACAGTATCAAACTGGTGCATCTCAAAAAAATCCATCAGGGATTCAAATTACAAAATTTTGAGATTTTATCAACCGTTCCGAAAAATGTAGATTATTCTCCATCCGACCTTTCTCCGGATCGAAACGCTCCCATTCTTATTAAGATGTTGAGATCACTTAAGATCAATTCAAAGAAGATGAAACATGTTATCTCTTCCATTGGTGGTGAACACACCAGCATAAAGCAGATAAAAACAATATTTTTACCTGAGGAAGATCTGGAATCAGCCCTTTTCTTTGAAGCAAAAAAGCATTTACCAATTAGTAGTGCGGATATGTTGCTGGATTATCAGGTACTTAGTGTGGAAGAAAAAACCAACAATATGAATATTCTGCTGGCAGCCTCCACCAAGGAGCTGCTCCAAAGTCATTCAAAAATTCTTAATGATGCTGGAATAAGCCCGGGCATAGTTGATGTAGAGGCTTTGGCTGATTCCAATTGCTTTGCGAAGAATTCGTTTATAGAAGACGGAGTTTATATTATTCTTGATATTGGTGCCCACAAAACTAATTTGATAATTTATGGCCCGCAAACGAAATTTTTTACCAGAAATATACCGTGGGCTGGGTATAATTTCACCAAAGATATTATGAGCAGGCATAAAATGTCTTTTGAGGAAGCAGAAAAGCGTAAATTAAAATATGGATTGCAGGAGTCAACCCAAAAGGACAGCAAAGCAGAATTAATCAGTCTGGATGTTTCTGAAAAAACTACCGAAGAGCACATTGCACAAGAAGTGAAGCGTTCTCTAAGATATTATGTAAAAGAAGCCGGAAACAGCGATTTCCGTAAAATTGTATTGATGGGTGGAAGTGCTAAGCTAACTGGCTTACCCGAATACATCGAAAATCAACTAAATATTTCAACCGAAGTCTTTAATCCTTGCCTTAACCTGGAAATGCCTGAAAAATTTAAGGATAAACATGATCCTCAACTTTCATTGGCAATGGGCTTGGCAATGAGATCGGAATAA